TTCGTCTTAATTTAAAACATAGGGGGTTTGCTGTAAGGCtcatcctttcctttcttcccttcaccactttttctctcactttatttacttatactttttttttcctttttcaaaatGGGAATAACTTTACTGCAGCGGTTGTTAACGGATTTCAGATGAACGGGGGAGGCGCGGTGTTGTGTCTTGGTTTTGATGTCTGTTCGCACTTTGGAAGGATAAaggcacaaagaaaaaaaagggggacgaTAACATTATTATTGCCTTACTTCTTCCTTAAACACCTTTCGGCTATTATGTTTTgctactgttgttgctgttgtttttgtcagTGGTTCTTTGTGGCGCACTCTGGGAGCCCTTTCGTCTAGGGCGGACTCCTTTGCCTTCATCCAGATGTTCTTGCGGGGTGTTCTGtaacataaagaagaggaaatagtaatagtatgagagggtggtggtggagggaaaggaTCTCATCACTAACGATGACTGTAAGGTTGGTTCGGTAAGTTGTGCGTGCGCAACGCGTGTCATCATGCAGCATTCAGCCCTCAGATATATACTGCTCGGTTCGTTGTCCAATGCCATCTTTTAAAAAgatgtgagtgagtgtgtgtgtgtgtgtgtgtgcttctcGTGTGATGGAAGCGCTGGTTTGCGCTTTGCCTACTTCGGCCCCATCGGATTCTTACATGCGTGTTGtgcggggggaggggagacgTTTTAGCGCTGTGCATCAGTACCTTGTAGGAATGTCAAATGCATCCAGCCGCTGGCAAAACTGAGGTTGTATTTCGTATTTCTGGTCACACGATAACTGCACATGTCGCATTCCACACATCAGttacttgttttgtttttttttttcgtcaacCGGTCACGTAATGATCGCTCGTGTAAGGCTGTGGTGCCCAGCGAAACTACTCCCGAGACTGCTATGGCGGCCGGCGTTTATGCCCGCTTTAGTTTGCGTGAGAAGCGCCATCTGTGTGGAATGGTGGGTCTGCGGTGCTAAGCATATACAAGCCcaattttgtgtgtgtgtttccggGAGTTTGGTAGTGAggaactgttgttttttttttccccctctcatTTCCCGTAACATACGACCCggatcatttttttttctttttttgcatgTGGGGAGGGGTGACTTTCGTGCACAAGTGGGGAAGCACACTGAGTTTGCTGAGAGCGCCAGTCGTCTGCGCACAATCAGACGTGGGTGTCGGCCAAAACTGATGTGCCACCATTGTGAGTAACTATGAGTTGTATTGTAAAGGCGTAACTGCCGtctcatcttttttcttcccatgtTTGAAGAAATTTCGAACAGCAAGTGGCAGATTTGCATGGAAATGGAGCAGGCTCCAGCGGTGTCAATATTCAGGCTTCTCACCGCGCTGATTTGCGCATCGAACATTGCAGTTGAGGCTTTCAATGTCGAGGGAGGCGTGAAGGATTTGAAAGAAGCAAATACGATGGTAAGGCACGGGATCCAGTTGGAGAGAATATCAGAGGACATCGCAAAATGTCTGAAGCACGATAAGGAAGACCCTGAAGGTTGGGAAAAGGCTTGCAATCTCGCTGAGGAAGCGCTGGATATGCTTAAAAGAATAGCTGGTGAGCTTAATGGACCAAGGGGAAATGTGGCTGAAAAgccaaaagcaaaacagggACATAGTGAGAAGATAACTGGAGGTTGGAGAGATTGGAGGAGGGAATCAATAAAACCAAGAATAGGTGTAAATGGCTCTTCCCCAACCTTAATGGGGACGACTGAGATGTATGTTTCGGTTGTAAAAGTATGTGtggaaggaggtggtgtGACAAGCATATGTTTAGTTGGTAGTGCCTCCAGCGTTAAACCTAACAGCAAGGATCTTCAGTTTGATTTTGATGCGTGTGTCCAGCACTGGATNNNNNNNNNNNNNNNNNNNNNNNNNNNNNNNNNNNNNNNNNNNNNNNNNNNNNNNNNNNNNNNNNNNNNNNNNNNNNNNNNNNNNNNNNNNNNNNNNNNNNNNNNNNNNNNNNNNNNNNNNNNNNNNNNNNNNNNNNNNNNNNNNNNNNNNNNNNNNNNNNNNNNNNNNNNNNNNNNNNNNNNNNNNNNNNNNNNNNNNNNNNNNNNNNNNNNNNNNNNNNNNNNNNNNNNNNNNNNNNNNNNNNNNNNNNNNNNNNNNNNNNNNNNNNNNNNNNNNNNNNNNNNNNNNNNNNNNNNNNNNNNNNNNNNNNNNNNNNNNNNNNNNNNNNNNNGCCTAAACTGATGTGCCACCATTGTGAGTAACTATGAGTTGTATTGTAAAGGCGTAACTGCCGtctcatcttttttcttcccatgtTTGAAGAAATTTCGAACAGCAAGTGGCAGATTTGCATGGAAATGGAGCAGGCTCCAGCGGTGTCAATATTCAGGCTTCTCACCGCGCTGATTTGCGCAACGAACATTGCAGTTGAGGCTTTCAATGTCGAGGGACCCTTATAGGATTGAAAGAAGCAAATACGATGTAAGGCACGGGATCCAGTTGGAGAGAATATCAGAGGACATCGCAAAATGTCTGAAGCACGATAAGGAAGACCCTGAAGGTTGGGAAAAGGCTTGCAATCTCGCTGAGGAAGCGCTGGATATGCTTAAAAGAATAGCTGGTGAGCTTAATGGACCAAGGGGAAATGTGGCTGAAAAgccaaaagcaaaacagggACATAGTGAGAAGATAACTGGAGGTTGGAGAGATTGGAGGAGGGAATCAATAAAACCAAGAATAGGTGTAAATGGCTCTTCCCCAACCTTAATGGGGACGACTGAGATGTATGTTTCGGTTGTAAAAGTATGTGtggaaggaggtggtgtGACAAGCATATGTTTAGTTGGTAGTGCCTCCAGCGTTAAACCTAACAGCAAGGATCTTCAGTTTGATTTTGATGCGTGTGTCCAGCACTGGATAGATATTATAGGTGAATGTGGAGATCCTACGATTATGGGTATGTCAACACTGCCTGGTGGCGATGCAACAAAAGGGGACcgtcagaaacaaaaagaagagaaccACACTCTTCAAACTCCTTCCTCCTAGTAATTTTTGCTACAATGCTTTTCCTTCACGGAAGATGTGGATGCTATATTATTAAAGAAACTTGTGGGGAGAGAATGTGGTATAGGTGTGTTTAATTCCTCTGCGTTTTTggtgcttcttttctttgcatgatcttttttttttattatcaaAGCGGCAACGTTGTAATAGGGgttataaaataaaatccTCATCTTTATTACACCACACAGAAATGCCATTCAATATTGTTAGTCTCTTATTCCTCGGAGGAATGGAATGTCACGGTGTCGCAATTTATGATTTTATATGTTGAATTTTTCAACGTGCTAACACTATCATTCTCTTCACTTATTTGAACGAAAAGGGCTCTCAGGAACAAGAAGCGACTGTTTCTTTACGCGATACGGGTTTTGACATGATATTGCCGCGATAAATCATATTGCAAAAATTACAGGTCTCCAATATGTCGCAG
This sequence is a window from Trypanosoma brucei gambiense DAL972 chromosome 7, complete sequence. Protein-coding genes within it:
- a CDS encoding T. brucei spp.-specific protein, (fragment); this translates as MFEEISNSKWQICMEMEQAPAVSIFRLLTALICASNIAVEAFNVEGGVKDLKEANTMVRHGIQLERISEDIAKCLKHDKEDPEGWEKACNLAEEALDMLKRIAGELNGPRGNVAEKPKAKQGHSEKITGGWRDWRRESIKPRIGVNGSSPTLMGTTEMYVSVVKVCVEGGGVTSICLVGSASSVKPNSKDLQFDFDACVQHW